The nucleotide window AAAAGCGGGAGTGAGCCAGGATGACAATCTACAAAATAACGTATGAGCACAGCAGCAACGGGGAAACGCAGACAGAAGACGCCCTGCTTGAATGCGATCATGAGCCTACCAGCGAAGAGCTGGAGCACGCAGTCAGCTGGGACACGCTGAGGTTTCATCGACAGGGGCTGGCCAGCTGGGTCATCATATCGGTTGTTCCGGTGATGTGAGTTCTGTCCCGCAGTTGTTCAGACAGTGCCGGGTATTCAGGCACTTTTCTTCAGGGTAAGATAAACAAAAATAATATGTGTGGGTTCAGGAGGCAGCATGACCGGGTTTGAAAAAGACCTGATCGAATCAGGTTTTACGGAAAGGGAAGTATATTACCTCAACAAAAATATTGAGCGATACGGCTCATCGCTTCAGAGCGTTGTGACCGAGCTTGGTAAACGTTTCAGGGTTGTGCTGGGCATCACGCTCGGGGTTACGCTGATGTTCATCGCCTTAATCGCCTTTGCTGCAAGGCACAACATCATTTCCGGAGGCATTTCTCTGGCGATAGTGTTGCTAATCGCCTGGTTCTTTCAGCCTCCGGTCGTTACATACAAAGCATGGCGTTTTGAAAAGCAGCGCCTCAGTTCTTAGCCGGCGAGTTTGACATAAGGTCAAACACGACTTTTGCCGAAACGCCCCAGCCCATAACCTTCATGGTGAGTTTCGCGCGGTTCATGCCATCTACTGTGCGATAAAAATCCAGCGGGAGCCACCTGAAGAGCTTCCATGCATCCGGTTTTCTTATTGCACCAAAAACGGTGGTAATACTGGCTGCCAGATTGATACCTTCGTAAACCCCCAGACCTGACTCACGGCGGAATCCCATGAACTGTGCAATGTCCATTACACCGTCGGCCACCATACCTTGAGACTGAGGCATGTCCAGAAACTGGCGGTTGATTTCACGGGAAATATCATTGGCGCCATCAATTACCAGAATAGCCCCGGCCAGCATACCCACGGGCATCATGGACATCATAGCCCCGACGCCCAGCGCAATCTGGACGCCCGCCGCGACGACCTTAAGGGCCGAAATCATATAGCCCACGATTTTGTTGTCTTCTTTGACCAGCTCAACTTTTGCATACAGCTGCGCTGACCTGTTTCTGAGCATCTGGCTCTGCTGCAGGAGACTGTCATTCTCGGCACGAATATTTTGGATACACTGCATGCACTCATCATTGTTTTTTGCTGCACGTGCGGCGCTGAATTGCTCAGTGACGAAAGACTTTATGTCATCCATAAACTTGATGCGCGCAAGACCATCGCGGAGATGATTCCCCCCAACAATATTTGCAGTATTAACCAGCTTGCGGACCTCGAGGTTGATCATGGTGTCTGCCCATTGTCGACCCTGCTGTCCCGGAAAGAGTGCAATATCCATTCTGGATTCCTTGTCAGTGATGTGAGAGTTAAAGATATCCTTCCTGACGAGTTTGGCAACAGTGTGTCAGGAGCGCGAGCAGTGCGCAGCGCGACCTGGAATGTGCCGCTTGCGGCACATACAGGCGGAAATCAGGCTGAAGATGACTCCGTTCCTGCATCCGCCGGAGTGCCCGGCGCAGCCGGCAACGTAATAGCCTGTGGCTATCAACCCCTCCATCCCTGCCAAGCCATAACCCGCTAAAAGCGATTCAGAACCTCCTGTGCGCGGCCGGAGTGGTCACGTCGAGGCTTTGCCGAAGACGGGGCGTATCTCCGCGTTAGCGTCCCGTCAGGGCGCTTACGAGCGTGTCACTCAGTACTCACCGCGAAACCACGTGCAGCAGCTCAGTCCCTTAGTTACATCATCCCCTTTAAAAGCGGCACTGTTCCGGGCCTGCGGCCCGGGGCGGCGCGGCTTTTCAGGGGCTAAATGGCCGCATGGTGCCCGGATTCTGGCGCTGATGGGACCCGCCGCTTGCGGTGGGGGGAAGCGTATCTCTGAGCGGCGCGGCCGTCAGGCTGCTGTAAGCGAAGGCCTCTGTGACTTGTCCCTGTTATCCACCGTTTTTATCCAGTGAATAAGGTGCATCTTTTATGAATATAAGTAAGGACGAAGTCCTTAATATATTGCGCGTTTCCTGACTGGGGTTGCAGGAAAGGGCGTTATCCTGTTTGCGAAAATCTGTGGATAAAAGAAAGTGATGGCCGTAAGACGCTATTTCGCGGCATGCCGGCAACGGGAAAGGCCTGTTCGTTGTGTAATATTTGACCGGATATTTGTGACAGACGTGCGGAAGCCTCCGCAGCAAAGCGGAGGTTTAAAAACGTCGGGCTAGTGAGGGGGCGATGTTCCCGGCGGCTCCAGGCTGACCAGCTCCAGCTGATACAGCTGCGACCAGACCAGTTTCTCGAACTGCTGATGTGTCATATGGCCGGTCTGACCTTTCATGCTGCGCATCAGATCCTCGGACACCTGGCGCTTGCGCTCGTCAAAGGGTAGCCCCGCGAGTTTTTTGCGTTGCTTGCCCTCGAGGGCGCGGGTTCTGCGCGACAGGATGGTCTGGTGCCGGCAGCGTTCGTACCAGCGACGGCGCGCAGCTTTCAGGCTCAGGGTTTCGCCCGGTGACAGCTGGCCGTCCTGAATGGCGGCCCGGCGTGCTTCCTGTTCGGCCCGGAGTTTGTCCATATCCACACCGGTCAGTCGCCAGCCGGCTTCGGTGATGATGATGTGTTTCGGTAAGCGGCAGTTATTGATGACATCCCACTCAGTCTCCGGCTCCTCGATGACACCGAACGGCACCAGAGCGGTGATGAGGCGTGAAACGCGAGAGACGGTGACCGCCTCCTCAGGAATAATATTGCCCTGTTCATCCCTGGGACTCAGCTCTTCCGCCAGCCTGGTGGTATTGATGGTCACGATGTCGGTGGCCAGATCAACCTTATTCATGAACAGGATGAACAGCGCATCAAACAGGTTCCGGCGCTCAGGATAAAATGCCCGCTTGCGGCCGGTCTGCGGTCGCAGGAAAGTGAAGAGGGGATCGGCAGAGACCCGGCGTCGTATAACCCATTCCCCGGTTGTTTTGTCCCGGGCGATCAGGTTGCGCAGGGCGCGGCCATGCTCTTTGCTGAGGGCTTTATAGTGTGCCGGGCGGATATACTCCGGAGCCGGGCATTTACAGGTCGTGGAATGGGTACCACGGTGGCGACGATCGTCGCGTGGTTTCAGATTGTCATTCACGCCGGCCTTTTCTTATGGCGGCCGGGTGTTGTTTTATGTGATGCATGCGTTATAATCCTTCACAGGCGCTGCGCCTGCTTTTGGACCCCCTGATATCTGATGATTCCGCCAAGTTTCAATGCAGATTTCGGGGGGTTTTTGCATTCAGGCTCCGGCAAACCTGCCGTCACCTGCTCCCGGGCGTCTTTCGGACACGCCCCATCCATGAATTCCTTGCGCTTTTCGCCCGCTCGCATGTACAGACGAAAAGCATGAATTAATCCTTTCTCCCTCAACCTTCCGTCCCACCACAAGACATCAGATCAGGTCAGCACGCTGATTTGAGATAAGTACATAATTCAGAGTTGTAACAATGAAAACACTTCACCACAGGGTTTTCATATCTGGCAGAGTCTACCCAATTGGCGTTGAGTTTTCCAGTTGAAAAGGATCCCGGTACCCCTGACAGGATCGCCAGGATATAAAGATGATTAACAGAATGTAATGAAACAACAGGCACGAGTAATCGCGCGCTCTGGTAAAATGTGCCGCTATCGAGGTCGATACGTATTCCGGAGAACAACGTGGACGATAAAAATTCATTTAAGGAGTTGCAGCATTCCTATTTAATGAAATTCAGGAAATGTTCAACAACAGACACGCTCGAGAGAATTTTCGAGCGATTACAGGATAAGCTTACAGGACACGAACTTGACGCAATGATGGGTGCAGCAGATCACCGCAGAGCAGAACTGAGACATAAATGCTTGTGGGACAAAGTCCCGGCCACTGCATGGAAGAATGTGTGATGTTTCCATTAAGTGTCGAATGTCGAATTTATTATGTGCATGAAAAGAAATATCGATACTTTGCCCAGAAAATAGTGAAGTGGATAGTTAACCCTAGTGTTCCAGTAAAATAATAGAAACTGAATGACGCATAAATAATATAAATCATCTTGTTACAAGAAAGTATGGGTTTACCCAATCACTCGTCAAGAAAATATAAAGGATCGCTGTAGAGCGAGAGCCAGTCATTATATCTCTTGCGGAAATAATCACGCAACATCAGAGGTTGCTGGTTTTCTATTCTTAAAATTTCTTCCTCTGTACCTCCTTTTATTTTTAGCCACGCAGCTTTGTAGGCCGCCATGTCAGTGACAATGCGGCATTGTTGGTCCACAGATATCGTGATATATTTTTTCATCACATAACCACACTGTAATGTTTATAAGTGTCACTAAAGTAAACCTGATACAATTGAATTTGTAATAATCCCACGTTCTATAATTATCTAAACGCGATGCAACTGGTGAAGGTTATGGTCCATACTCCACGTCGTGTTATTTTCATAACCTATGTTCTGATTAAGACTGGTTAAATTAGCAGCCTGCCGGTTTCTTGCCTACAGGCTATGATAACGGCGATTCAGCGTATTCATTTGACCATAAAAACGAGCGACATATCAGACAGTTCATTATGCCTGATATGTCGCAACTGATGAGCTAGAATATATACTTCACGCCAACAGCCGCCCGGCTGTCACTGTAGCTCTTGTCGCCAATTTGTTGTCCAATTGCTGCCCATAAATTCACGTTATTATGCAGCTTCGCTTCGATACCAGTTTTTACTTCTCCAATATTATGAGTTCCGTTCATGTCAGCATTATAACCATTGCTGGAGACGCCATAGTTTTTACTGTTATAAATCCAGCTGGCTTCGATGAAAGGTTCAAATACAAGCCCCGTGCCTTTATCCGCGCTATTTGAGCCTTTCAAATACGTCCTCATGCCGAGACGTGTCTGGACATTGTCGTCACCTTTGCTGGCGATGGTCGTTCCATCCTTCAACTGAGTATCGTCAGCTTCCACTCCCATATAAGTGACCTGAAGCGAGGGTTCGACGTAGAGGTTTGAATTGGTATAAGTCGCTACCGGAAGAGTATAGCCCCCCTCAACAGAGGCTGTGATACCCTTCGAGTCGTAGCTGATGCTTCCCTCATCGTTGCTTTTAACTGTGTTATTAAACCAGTTATAGAGGGCCCAGCTGTCTACAAAGAATCCTGTCTTGTCGAGGTCGTTCTGATACCAGATGCCATATAAACCAGCGCTGTAACCGCTCACCTCGCTTTTCGCGCTTAAACCAGTCCGGCTGGCATCCGTATTGCTTTTCTGATTACCGTATCCGCCCATTACGCCGATGCGTAAACTGCCCTGATTGCCATCGTTCCATTGGCCGATATCACCACCAATCTGTACCACATAGCGATTAGCGGTAGTTTTTAAACCGCCATCCATAGAGAAACGGTTGTGCCCACCGCTATTATGGATCCATAAGCTTGTGGTTATTAACTGGCCCGTTTGAGGATCAATGTAGCGGGTCTCACCCAGTCGGTCATGAAGCGAAGTGTTGAACAGCGTGTTATTTGCCTGGATATTACTGGTAAAACCGCCAATTTCCGGACGGTAACCAGCAGAGTCCAGATAGACGCCGTCGGTTTTTTGATCAAGCTTATAATCAAAAAGACCCGCGCTGATTCGGTTTCCCTGGATGAAGGTCGCATTTTGACCCTGAGCGTAAGAGATGATTTGGATCCCGTCCTCTGTCTTACCGCCCTTACCATTCTCATTATTGACGATAACAGTCGATGTACCGGTAGCTGCCCCCCTGATTTCCAGTTTATCGGTCAGGGAGTCGCCGCCGCCCAGTATGGTACCGACAGAAATGACGCTGTTTTGCTTGCCGTCGTAACTGGCTACCGAAAGCGTATTGCCGGCGCTGTGCGAGGTTGGGTTAAGAATGAGAAGATTGTTATTTACGAAATGGGTATTGAGACTGGTTAACCCACCATCTTTGATGGTATAGGTTGCATCGTTTGTCAGGGTGAAAGTTTCACTGGAATCAATATCCCCGGTGATAGCGCCTGTGTTGATTAACTCACCTTTGAAATTGCCTAGCGAAAGTCCGTCATTTATTATACCTGTATTAGTAAACTTCCCGTCTATTCCCCCTGTGTTTTTGAAACCGCCATTGATAACACCGCTGTTGACAACTCCGCCTTTTATTGTGCCGCTATTTAGTATTCCATTTTCGACGGTACCGGTATTGATCAGGCTGCCGTCTATCTGTTTCTTATTAAAGATGCCATTTTCAATTTTTCCTGAGTTAGTCACGCTACCGGAAACCTGGGCATTATTGACTAGCGAACCCAAAATAGTACCGGTGTTTGCAATGCCGTTTTCTTTACCGTTGATCTTGCCGCTGTTTATCAGGTCACCTTTGATAGTACCGTCGTTTTCAATCGACTGGTTAACCGTTCCTTTGTTTTCAATATCACTAACAACGATGCCTTTATTAAGGATGTTACCGACGGTACCATTGTTCTGAATGACATTAACCTGACCATTCCCAGCGTCGTCACCATTAATAATAGAGTTGGCGATAACGCCATTGTTTAATATTCCACCATTAATCAATCCCGCGTTCTGGATACTGTCAGCTGTCCCGCTTTGATCAACGAAATAATTGCCCTGCAACACAGCATCTTTTTTGATTAACGTTGTTTCGAGATTGCCGTAGTTAGTGATAACGTTAGCGAGTTCAGACGATTTTCTTGGGTTAATTGCCATTCCATCAGGGTTAAATTTAGGCTCTGAATCTGTAATGCCGTATTGCGTGCCAGAATCAATTTCTACAGTACCAATTTTTCCTGATGCCTGATTCACCAGATAGTGATCGGCTTTATTAAACTGATCATTGATATCATTTTTTTTATTTGTTTGGTATGTATCAGCAGAATGATCATTGTAAACATTCTGTATAAAATATCTATCCGATTTACCGTTTTCAAGGAATTCATTGGCGGCATACGCTTGCGTCGTTATTGCAAGAGTTACCGAAGCCGCCACCAGCTTTTTATTATATTTCATACTTCTCTCCGTTACTCAGTGAAGCGTTGTTTAATTACCTTTTAAACAGAAGAAGCAAATATAAGACATCATCATATGCCTGCTTTCTATAATGCCCATGTGAACACACTTATCTTTCTTAAAATGATATAAGAATGATGATGTTTTATTTAAGAATTACCTTAAGGTAATATTCAGATTGTTCGCATGTCAAATGAACGCGTTATCGGCATTTGTAACATTAAATTTTTCTATATCAAAAAAATGTCCGGCTAATAATTACCATGCTTATTAATAGGGAGAAAAT belongs to Kosakonia sp. SMBL-WEM22 and includes:
- a CDS encoding DUF4225 domain-containing protein, yielding MDIALFPGQQGRQWADTMINLEVRKLVNTANIVGGNHLRDGLARIKFMDDIKSFVTEQFSAARAAKNNDECMQCIQNIRAENDSLLQQSQMLRNRSAQLYAKVELVKEDNKIVGYMISALKVVAAGVQIALGVGAMMSMMPVGMLAGAILVIDGANDISREINRQFLDMPQSQGMVADGVMDIAQFMGFRRESGLGVYEGINLAASITTVFGAIRKPDAWKLFRWLPLDFYRTVDGMNRAKLTMKVMGWGVSAKVVFDLMSNSPAKN
- the repA gene encoding plasmid replication initiator RepA, producing MNDNLKPRDDRRHRGTHSTTCKCPAPEYIRPAHYKALSKEHGRALRNLIARDKTTGEWVIRRRVSADPLFTFLRPQTGRKRAFYPERRNLFDALFILFMNKVDLATDIVTINTTRLAEELSPRDEQGNIIPEEAVTVSRVSRLITALVPFGVIEEPETEWDVINNCRLPKHIIITEAGWRLTGVDMDKLRAEQEARRAAIQDGQLSPGETLSLKAARRRWYERCRHQTILSRRTRALEGKQRKKLAGLPFDERKRQVSEDLMRSMKGQTGHMTHQQFEKLVWSQLYQLELVSLEPPGTSPPH
- a CDS encoding Hha/YmoA family nucleoid-associated regulatory protein → MKFRKCSTTDTLERIFERLQDKLTGHELDAMMGAADHRRAELRHKCLWDKVPATAWKNV
- a CDS encoding autotransporter outer membrane beta-barrel domain-containing protein, encoding MKYNKKLVAASVTLAITTQAYAANEFLENGKSDRYFIQNVYNDHSADTYQTNKKNDINDQFNKADHYLVNQASGKIGTVEIDSGTQYGITDSEPKFNPDGMAINPRKSSELANVITNYGNLETTLIKKDAVLQGNYFVDQSGTADSIQNAGLINGGILNNGVIANSIINGDDAGNGQVNVIQNNGTVGNILNKGIVVSDIENKGTVNQSIENDGTIKGDLINSGKINGKENGIANTGTILGSLVNNAQVSGSVTNSGKIENGIFNKKQIDGSLINTGTVENGILNSGTIKGGVVNSGVINGGFKNTGGIDGKFTNTGIINDGLSLGNFKGELINTGAITGDIDSSETFTLTNDATYTIKDGGLTSLNTHFVNNNLLILNPTSHSAGNTLSVASYDGKQNSVISVGTILGGGDSLTDKLEIRGAATGTSTVIVNNENGKGGKTEDGIQIISYAQGQNATFIQGNRISAGLFDYKLDQKTDGVYLDSAGYRPEIGGFTSNIQANNTLFNTSLHDRLGETRYIDPQTGQLITTSLWIHNSGGHNRFSMDGGLKTTANRYVVQIGGDIGQWNDGNQGSLRIGVMGGYGNQKSNTDASRTGLSAKSEVSGYSAGLYGIWYQNDLDKTGFFVDSWALYNWFNNTVKSNDEGSISYDSKGITASVEGGYTLPVATYTNSNLYVEPSLQVTYMGVEADDTQLKDGTTIASKGDDNVQTRLGMRTYLKGSNSADKGTGLVFEPFIEASWIYNSKNYGVSSNGYNADMNGTHNIGEVKTGIEAKLHNNVNLWAAIGQQIGDKSYSDSRAAVGVKYIF